The genomic DNA AGGTTTAGCAGTAAGTTTTGGCATTAAATACCCGCAAATTGCCAAAGCACTTATTATTGCAGGAGCTGGTAGCGGATCAGATAATTCAGATAATTGGAAAGAGTCGGTTAACAATCAGGCATCTTTAATGGAAAAAGATTTTACTTCTTGGGCAGATTCATATGCAAATGGGCCACAACGATTACAATATAAATCTAAAGACCCAAAGGGATGGAATATATTTAGAGATGCACTTGTTAACCATTCTCCACTTGGCTCTGCTAATACTTTTAAAAACGTACAAGGTAAACGAAAGACTATATATGAATTGGACAATGAAATAGCAAAAATTGATATACCTTCTTTGATAATAGTTGGTGATGAAGATGAACCCTGTATAAACCCTGGAATATTTCTAAAAAATAAAATGAAGAATGCTGGTCTTGTTTTTGTACCTAAAACTGGGCACACAGTAAATTTAGAAGAACCTTCGTTATTCAATCAGTTGATTGATGAATTTTTATCTAAAGTTGAAAATAATACATGGTAGAATTTAATTCGTTTTAATTTCAACAAATTCCACTTTTCCATTTTCAACTAATTGTTGAATAGCTTTTTGTTTATTAGACATCCTACTATTGCCAGATTTGAATTCTACTAAGAGTATTTTATTGTCTTCAAACTGAATTCCATCTATTGGATCTCCCAAAAATCTAAAATTTCTATGATCCCAAGGGTAATTTTCTGAAATGGGTATCCATTGTTCTAGTGTTAATCCTTGTTTTACTGCATTACTTCGTAAATTGCTATCTAGATTGCTAATTTTTGATTTGAGTTTATTATACTGATTTATAGTGATAATAAAGATTACTGTAAGAAGTACGCTGTATAATAGGAGTACATTTGAGTTTATGAATTCCCACAAGTTTGTACTTTCCATCTGATGACTCCAGTTTATATTTAATATTTTATGTATATAATAATATAGTATATTTTAGAATTTTTTATAGGAAATTATAATGTCTCAAGAATTAGGTAAAATAGATAAAGCAAATACAGAAGATTATAAAAATAAAAGAAAATTATTTATGGTTCCAATTATCTTTACTCCATTTGAACCTAATCAAGATGC from SAR202 cluster bacterium includes the following:
- a CDS encoding alpha/beta hydrolase; its protein translation is MSIASINGVDIYYETYGEGFPIIFSHEFAGDSQSWMPQVNYFSRKYKVITYNDRGYPPSSVPEGDDNYSQEKSLEDLHGLLNYLDIKEAYIAGLSMGGGLAVSFGIKYPQIAKALIIAGAGSGSDNSDNWKESVNNQASLMEKDFTSWADSYANGPQRLQYKSKDPKGWNIFRDALVNHSPLGSANTFKNVQGKRKTIYELDNEIAKIDIPSLIIVGDEDEPCINPGIFLKNKMKNAGLVFVPKTGHTVNLEEPSLFNQLIDEFLSKVENNTW